The following proteins are encoded in a genomic region of Pirellulales bacterium:
- a CDS encoding Rrf2 family transcriptional regulator has product MKFSAKTEYACLAVLELARAYETGEPVRIRSIAEEHGIPSRFLVQILLQLKGAGLVNSTRGAAGGYQLVRAPEEITLEEVMAVADGKEKLPNPAAAKSPTRRALLKAWRDVAISRQEMLRDISFADLVQRASGEVEQMYHI; this is encoded by the coding sequence ATGAAATTTTCCGCCAAAACCGAATACGCTTGCCTGGCCGTGCTGGAACTGGCCCGGGCTTATGAAACCGGAGAGCCGGTGCGCATTCGCAGCATTGCCGAGGAGCACGGCATTCCGTCGCGCTTCCTGGTGCAAATTCTGTTGCAACTGAAAGGCGCCGGACTGGTCAATAGCACCCGCGGCGCGGCGGGCGGGTATCAGCTTGTGCGGGCGCCGGAGGAAATCACGCTGGAAGAAGTGATGGCCGTGGCCGACGGAAAGGAGAAGTTGCCCAATCCCGCGGCCGCCAAGTCGCCGACTCGCCGGGCACTGCTGAAAGCCTGGCGCGACGTGGCTATTTCCCGCCAGGAAATGCTCCGCGACATCAGCTTTGCCGATCTCGTGCAGCGGGCCAGCGGCGAAGTGGAACAGATGTATCATATCTGA
- a CDS encoding rhamnulokinase family protein — protein sequence MPSTCYVPIDLGASSGRHLAALFDGQRLTLEEIYRFENGPVTAAGRMYWDLLGLWQHILTGLRAAKAKYGERIASMAVDTWGVDFGLLGRGDELLGNPVHYRDSRTDGMLERAFSTVPRDEIFAQTGLQFMQLNTLYQLLAMKIQNSPQLDVAESFLMMPDLFHWLLTGVKANEMTDATTTQFFNPTQGRWATELLEQLKLPTRILGTVIQPGAKLGPLLPQVATATGLTKVQVVAPGTHDTASAVMAVPAASQPGVRPNWCYISSGTWSLMGVEVPRPVINEKCLALNFTNEGGVGGTTRLLKNIVGLWLVQECRRVWSLAGTTYSWEHLTQAAAAAAPLAAFIQPDDPSFLAPADMPEAIRTFCRRTKQTVPADEGAVIRCALESLALQYRRTLESLEELIGGPIEVVHIVGGGSQNRQLCQMTADACQRRVVAGPVEATAIGNALMQAIAAAEISSIAQAREIVRRSFQVEEYTPQNGSLWKEVYARFLKLAEK from the coding sequence ATGCCATCCACCTGCTATGTCCCCATCGATTTAGGTGCTTCCAGCGGTCGCCATTTGGCGGCCTTATTCGATGGCCAGCGGCTCACTCTGGAAGAAATTTATCGCTTTGAAAATGGCCCGGTCACCGCGGCGGGCCGAATGTATTGGGACTTGCTGGGACTGTGGCAGCACATCCTCACAGGCTTGCGCGCCGCCAAAGCCAAATATGGTGAACGCATCGCCAGCATGGCCGTCGACACCTGGGGCGTCGATTTCGGATTGTTGGGACGCGGCGACGAACTACTCGGCAACCCGGTCCATTATCGCGACTCCCGAACCGATGGCATGCTGGAACGCGCTTTCAGCACAGTGCCGCGCGACGAAATATTCGCTCAAACCGGGCTCCAGTTCATGCAACTCAACACGCTGTACCAACTGCTGGCGATGAAAATTCAGAATTCGCCCCAGTTGGATGTAGCCGAATCGTTCTTGATGATGCCCGATTTGTTTCACTGGTTACTGACCGGCGTCAAAGCCAACGAAATGACCGATGCCACCACCACTCAGTTTTTTAATCCCACGCAGGGACGCTGGGCCACGGAATTGTTGGAACAATTGAAATTGCCCACGCGAATTCTGGGAACGGTGATTCAACCCGGCGCCAAGCTCGGGCCGCTCTTGCCGCAAGTCGCGACAGCCACGGGGCTGACCAAAGTGCAAGTTGTCGCGCCGGGAACGCACGATACTGCCAGTGCCGTGATGGCGGTGCCCGCGGCCAGCCAACCGGGAGTTCGGCCCAATTGGTGCTACATCAGTTCTGGTACCTGGAGTTTGATGGGCGTGGAAGTGCCCCGGCCCGTAATCAACGAAAAATGCCTGGCCCTAAACTTTACCAACGAAGGAGGCGTGGGCGGCACAACGCGCTTGTTGAAAAACATTGTCGGTCTATGGCTCGTGCAGGAATGTCGCCGGGTATGGAGCCTGGCCGGAACGACTTATTCCTGGGAGCATTTAACGCAGGCCGCTGCAGCCGCCGCGCCGTTAGCCGCCTTCATTCAACCGGACGATCCATCGTTTTTGGCGCCCGCCGATATGCCGGAAGCCATTCGCACGTTCTGCCGCCGCACCAAACAAACCGTGCCGGCCGATGAGGGAGCGGTCATTCGTTGTGCGTTGGAAAGCTTGGCTTTGCAATACCGGCGAACGTTGGAGTCGTTGGAGGAATTGATCGGCGGACCCATAGAAGTTGTTCACATTGTCGGCGGGGGATCCCAAAATCGGCAACTTTGCCAAATGACTGCCGATGCTTGCCAACGCCGCGTCGTGGCCGGCCCCGTCGAAGCCACCGCCATTGGCAACGCCCTGATGCAGGCCATTGCCGCCGCTGAGATTAGCTCAATTGCCCAAGCGCGCGAAATCGTGCGGCGCAGTTTCCAAGTGGAAGAATATACCCCGCAAAACGGTTCCCTATGGAAGGAAGTGTACGCGCGGTTCTTGAAACTTGCCGAAAAGTGA
- a CDS encoding phosphoadenylyl-sulfate reductase: MSALENQPLAATPELLAFLAAESEKLESATPQEIVRWAVEHYFPKLTMATAFGPEGCAIIHMLAQIEPRVHVFNLETGYQFKETLELREKIKQRYGIEVEYKRPDTTVEVYEALHGGPLYKTNPDQCCADRKVKVLKEAAQGWQAWMSGIRRDQSPDRAKAPIVGWDKKFSLVKISPLANWTKKDIWKLITDENVPYNPLHDQGYPSIGCWPCTRAVMFGEDERAGRWSGFQKTECGLHTSE; this comes from the coding sequence ATGTCCGCTTTGGAGAATCAACCCTTGGCGGCGACACCCGAACTGCTGGCTTTTTTGGCGGCCGAAAGCGAAAAGCTGGAGTCGGCCACGCCGCAGGAAATTGTCCGCTGGGCCGTCGAGCATTATTTTCCCAAGCTGACCATGGCCACGGCATTTGGGCCCGAGGGGTGCGCCATCATTCACATGCTGGCCCAGATCGAGCCGCGGGTACACGTGTTCAATTTGGAAACCGGTTACCAATTTAAGGAAACGCTGGAGCTGCGCGAAAAAATCAAGCAGCGTTATGGCATCGAAGTGGAATACAAGCGGCCTGACACCACGGTCGAAGTGTATGAAGCGTTGCACGGTGGCCCGCTGTACAAAACCAATCCCGACCAGTGCTGCGCCGACCGCAAAGTTAAAGTGTTGAAAGAGGCGGCCCAAGGCTGGCAGGCCTGGATGAGCGGCATCCGCCGCGATCAAAGCCCGGACCGGGCCAAAGCGCCGATCGTGGGCTGGGACAAAAAGTTCAGTCTCGTGAAAATCAGCCCGCTGGCAAATTGGACCAAGAAAGACATTTGGAAACTGATCACCGACGAGAACGTGCCGTACAATCCGCTGCACGACCAGGGTTATCCAAGCATCGGCTGCTGGCCTTGCACGCGGGCCGTGATGTTCGGCGAAGACGAACGAGCCGGCCGGTGGAGCGGTTTCCAAAAAACCGAGTGCGGTCTACATACCAGTGAGTAG